In the Populus trichocarpa isolate Nisqually-1 chromosome 1, P.trichocarpa_v4.1, whole genome shotgun sequence genome, gaaacaaaaataatcaattcatttgttaaggggaaaaaaaaaaaaactaatcctaGCACAATCCCCGATTTAGTTGTACAGAGAAGAAcgttatttaattttgaatctgGTGAAGCAGGCTGTTTTTTCCAAATCTGTGGTGCCTGCATCAACTCCTGCTCCTCCAGAGGTCAAGTCACCGACCCCCGCCCCACCAGTGGTCACTCCTTCCACACCATTGTACAAACCACCAACTCCCGCGCCACCAGTTAAGACACCACCTCCAGCACCGCCAGTCAACCCCCCCACACCTGTGAAGCCACCCACTACTCCCGCCCCACCGGTCTACAAGCCACCATCTCCAGCACCGCCAGTCAACCCCCCCACACCTGTGAAGCCACCCACTACTCCCGCCCCACCGGTCTACAAGCCACCATCTCCAGCACCGCCAGTCAACCCCCCCACACCTGTGCCTCCTGTGAAGCCACCCACTGCTCCTGCCCCACCGGTCTACAAGCCACCATCTCCAGCACCCACACCTGTGCCTCCCGTGAAGCCACCCACTACTGGACCAATGCCCCCGCCAGTTAGGACAAGATCGGGTAACATATCTATCACTTACAGAAGTTAACATGAACTTAACATGGCCCTCTTTCCTTGTTTTAGCTATGCGGATAAGATCATAGATTAATACGTTTGGTGGCTATATGGGCAGATTGCACCCCTCTATGTGGGCAGAGGTGTAAGTTACATTCAAGAAAAAGACTCTGTGTTAGAGCTTGCATGACTTGCTGTGACAGATGCAAATGCGTGCCGCCGGGGACTTACGGTAACAGGGAGAAATGTGGCAAGTGCTATACTGACATGACCACCCGCCGCAACAAGCCCAAGTGCccttgaatttttgaaaaatctcgACTGTGATATATGTTATTGCTATTATGTTATACTATATAGTTTAAGAATAaacttttctcatattttaattaCTCTCGAGCAGCTGTAACTCGGCAATCAGTACCATGCAAACCCCGATCGGTCTACGGTGTCTATTGCTTTCACTTGTACTGATtgcatatattaatataatgttATTTCGGTTGCTGATAATATTGAtggaaccccccccccccccccccccccccccctctcatCTTTTAATCTTTCGTTTCGTTTcgtttcattttttatcaagCTAGGAGATGTCGAGGGTAtgatataagttttttaaagtatattttatattgaaatgtattaaaataatatttttaattttttaaaaattatttttgatattaatatattaaaatgatgtgaaaataaaaaaatattaatttaaaataaaaaataaaataaatttaaatttttaaaattaaaaaataaactgggTCTTCATCGAATGGTATACGCTTGCCTAAAAACTCGTGTTGCCTTGGAAAATTGAATATGGAGCCCCTCGTGTTGCCTAAAAACTCGTGTTGCCTTGGAAAATTGCATATGCATGCAATCAATCAAGATCAgttaagagaagagagagagagagcgagagagagagagagttgagtTACTTACAGTTACAGTGAGTACAGTGGTGTTGTTAGATGGAGCAGCAGAATTGTGAACGGTGAGGATTGGATCATCGTGATGATGATCAGAGCTGGTACTGATTGATATTGCTTTTGTTTGTAACTCAACGATTGGAACTGAGAAAACTGTTGTGTATTCAAATTTAGGAGAAGAATTAACAGAGAAGAAATTGTTATTTATGTAACCAAACAGGAGCAAAACGGAAAGGAATAGCAGTAAAGAAATTTATGTCCGTTTCTTTCTACGTTTAAAGCAACCACGgtattttttggtaaaaataaaaatacagttaAATTTTGATAGACCTACTacatatttcatttaaaatgcaGGAAAAATCAAAGCAGCTCTCTGCTGCTTTTCTTTACTTGcactgttttttgtttttgaaaaagctgtgtaatgaattaattttactCGTACTGTTTATGTGAATGTTCAATTTTACTTGTACTGTTCACGTAAatgtgaacaataatttttttttaaaaaaaaaactagtttagagtgaattaaatttactcatattgtaatctcaattttattcatgataatattttatctaattttattgcacgttcaaaaaatcatagaaactgtagtttttgtcggatgaattttgtacgtaatggaattatagatagtttaatggaataataaaaaatattttatataaaatattatttatttcatgatgtaatagtagtacttaaatttacaatatttaaatttaaaaccattaatatatatatatatatatatacttattttataatctcaatttgaaaagcattcttaaccaaacaaattaaactattttttgttcaatctcaattttaactacagttttaacaaaacatatataaatatcaaattaacctcaactaaaagcactttttaaaaaacaactttttttgaaccacaaccacaaaagctaccacaataccaaacacacatacaagttgtggtttaaaaaaagttgttttttaaaaaatatttttggttgagattggtttgatatttatatatgtttggttaaaactgtgattgaaattgaggttgaacaaaaaaaaatttaatatatttggttatgaatgtttttcaaattgaggttataaaataactaatatatattaatattgatgatttttaatttaaatattatagatttaactactactattacatcataaaataaataatactttatataaattcatccgacaaggactagaGTTTCTATGGGTTTTTTAGtgtgcaacaaaatcaggtaaaatatcattaggaACAAAATTAAGATCACGATCAAATTCAGTAAATGCTATGCTatcatgcgatctccttctaatttatgcagtgtcattaaataatattaaacactggtttttcaaataaaacacaattaaaatttaaaaaaaaaattagtttttttactgGACTGGATCCGGTCCAATATATTTAGATTCAGACTGAACCCGGTCCGGCCATTATCAATGGATTCAGCCGAACTATGCAAAGAAAAATCCACTTTGCACAGTTCGGCTACAAAGTGAATTATTCACTGCACATAGAGACGGTGTGGAACTCGGGCAATGAACTCGGGCAATCAGAAGTAGATGATTTGTGTGTATTTGGAAGTGTGAttgcgattattttttaaagtgtttttcactcaaaaatacatcaaaataataatttttttattttttaaaaattattttttatatcaacgcattaaaacgatccaaaaacactaaaaaatattaatttaaaataaaaaaattcaaaatttttagaaatacaGGTTCAACATTTTATTGAGTATGATTGATTTTGATCCATTTTACcaaatttaacttgattttactaatttaaaattttttaatttaattttacatattaAATACAAATTTACCACGCGATGTGAACAACATTactttgcaattcaagatgatCCAAAAGCAGTTATAAGTTTATAACCCACATATGAGGGGAAACACAATCATGATGTACCTACAGCTAGGACATACAGTCATGGACCATCAGTTCGTGAATGGGGTCCCTCAAGGATTAGACCAGATGACAATTAGCCTTGACCCTGGCTGGGGTCGGGATCAGTTCTGCAACTGAAAACCAGTCCAGCGATTAACAACGAGCTTTGCATGCTGAACTTATCAAACCCGAAAACCAAACAAGTGGTTCTAGTTTCAGATTAGTTGGATTctagttgtttttatattttaaaaaggtttgttttaaataaaattatttttttaaaaattattttttaatgtttttagattattttgatgcactgatgtcaaaaataatttttaaaaaataaaaaaaatattattttgatatatttttaagtgaaatcaCTTTAACAAACAATCGtaaccatactctcaaacagaCACGCCCAACTGCAGCTTACTATGGTGTTTTAAATGGTGGCACTCAAATAATTTTGTGAGAATTAGCTACCTTTctcctttgtttttcaattaagaactaaaaaatattaaaaataattttttatactaaaatcgaattgaaaaaaatatttaattactaaaattatataatatacattattttttaagttcaagtatcaaaatatatatttcccGAAACTTCTAGAACGCCACCTATATTTAATACCTGTTTAATTTCGGTCTTTATTCTtcaaattcaaccatttgctaagaaatctaaattaattaatttttaatcaggATAAAATCATCTAACATGAAATTTTAAGAATCAAAgtgaattattgaaaaatacacAATATCATtcataatgttttatatatgtataaaaagtATGGAGACAAGACATCCTTAATGATGTTGTTAAGAGAGAATagtaatgataataacaatgattgtattaataaaaatactaaaaaatataattagactACTGTGATGATATCTATAAAATACTATTAACtataatagtattttatatatattttttattttctcaatattttttttccaaacaatgATCAAAGTTGACTTGGTCTTCTCCTAAGATTTATGCTAGACTCTCATTTTCTATACTCATACTCGGAGTTCATGTAATTGataataagatgaaaataatCTCTAACGATTCAACAGTACCCAGCCTCCTACgccttttattttgtatcttatttttatttaaagtttaatgGACCCCACTAATCACATAATTTTTCCACGAACGACATGGCACTCATGTAACGGAACGACAAGTTGGCcaaaaggattcaaaattaAGCTGCAGCCAGCAGGTCACCAGAGTCTAAAAAGTCCGTACTCTAAACCCAAAGATCCAGTGAAGGGaagaaaaccgattaaaaaaagaaagagaagaggcaGAAAAGCATGAGAGGCAGCGATGGGATCTTGGGGATGAAAGGAGGGGAAAGaaatagcagtgaaaaatgggtAAAGAGACGAGAGAGATGGTTAGTAATACTTGGTGTAGTCCTTCACGCAGTTTATATGCTAAGCATATTCGATATCTACTTCAAGACCCCAATTGTTCATGGCATGCATCCTGTCAAGCCTCGCTTCAAGGCCCCTCCTGCTAAACGTCTTGTTCTCTTAGTTGGTAAAAAAAgcaatttgtgttttgttttcgAACTCTCACCCTTAGTTGTATCCTGATAGTGATACTAATTTTTGTCAGCGGATGGTTTACGCGCCGATAAGTTTTTTGAGCCCGATTCGGAGGGTAATCACAGAGCACCATTTCTGAGGAATATTATTAAAAACCGAGGTAGATGGGGAGTATCTCATGCCCGCCCTCCCACGGAATCAAGGCCCGGACACGTTTCTATAATTGCTGGTTTCTACGAGGATCCTAGTGCTGTCACAAAAGGTGGATTTAGTTGCTGCTATCAATCGATTATCTTCCGCATTTCACCTTCCATTGATGATTTGGTATTGATTTACATTTGCAGGATGGAAAGCTAATCCAGTTGAATTTGATTCAGTCTTCAACCAAAGCAGGCATACATTTGCCTATGGTAGCCCCGATATTGTTCCAATATTCTGCGGTGCCCTGCCACACAGCACATGGAAAACCTACCCTCATGAATTTGAAGACTTCGCAACTGGTTTGTCTCAACCTCTACACAAATTAATCAATTCATTTATTGTCTGAACTCTCAAATGGGAAAGCTCATTagcaataaatataatattacgAATCAAGCTGTTTTTACCTCTTGTCCAACGTTTTATCAATACAATAGTGTCAATGCAGATGCTTCCTTTTTGGATGAGTGGTCTTTTGATCAATTTCAGAGCCTTCTGAATAGGTCCACCCAGGACCCAGAGTTGAAGGAGTTACTTCTACAGGATAATCTTGTTATATTTCTGCATTTACTTGGCTGTGATTCAAATGGTCATGCACATCGCCCCTTTTCTTCCATTTATCTCAATAATGTCAAAGTTGTGGACCACATTGCGGAACGAGTTTATTCTCTCCTTGAACATTACTACAAGGACAATCGCACATCATATATATTTACAGCCGATCATGGAATGAGTGACAAAGGTTGGTACTATCTTGTATTTCTGCTTGAGAGTTTTCTCTGCTTCTTTGCAATTCATCAGTTTCTGTGTTTTCCGACCGTTTACATGGTAATTTCGTGAATGATTGTGGACTTATTCGTATGTGAATGGACTGAGCTGGTTTCCAATAACTTCACCAAATTCATGTCGGGGCCATAATTCAAAGTGTAACTTCCAAGGCCTAAATTCAACATGATTAAGATGCTTTCTGATTTTCTGTCCATATGCTACTTTATACCCTTTGGTCGGGTCATTTTTCATCTCAAAGAATTCTGTTTATGGTGCCCTTCCGAGTTACAGATGCTGACATGCTATGGTTCTACCCAGGTAGTCATGGAGATGGGCATCCTTCGAATACAGATACTCCCCTTGTTGTCTGGGGGGCAGGTGTCAAATATCCCAAGCCAATCTCCACTAGCAACAATTCTGATCATGGTGTTTTTGTTGATGAACATGCACATGACATGCCAACTCCTGTAGACTGGGGCTTGAATGGCATTGAAAGGGTGGATGTGAATCAAGCTGATATTGCACCCCTCATGGTTTTACATTTTCCTCTTTGAAATGTCATGTTTGAGcattatttaattctttatatCTCCTTGTTTGTTACCTGTCTGATATACTGATCATCTTTTCTGCCAGTCAACACTTCTTGGCCTGCCATGTCCTGTAAACTCAGTTGGAAATCTGCCGCTTGGTTATGTGGATATGATTGAGGTCAGCATGCCTTAAATGAGTGATGATGAAAAGAAGTCATTGTTATCTTAAGGGTCCTAGAATGTTATTTTTGCATTGGATGCATTATGGTATAGATCGAAACCATTGTGACTGCAAGTGAATAGAAAAGTGAAGGATGTTATTTATTTGCTATAATTTCCAGGGAGAAGAATGCAGCATCATTTATGAGAATTTCATTTATGAATTGAACTTGTCATACTAAATACAACACTTAAATTGACATTTTCTACTTCTAAAATCCAGGCTGAAGAAGTTGAAGCTGTTCTAGCTAATACAAAGCAAATCCTCAACCAGTTTCTTTGCAAATCAAGTATCCTTTATCAGTTTTACTTGTCATTGACATTACAAGCACATTGCATGCAGCCTTAAACGCAATATCTTTCAGTTCTtaccaaaaactcaaaatatttgTGTGCTTTTGGTAATTAGGagtgcatttttttttggttcagtGTCATGCATTTTATATTCAGATATACAATGCAAAATGATGAGGAGTGAAGAAAGACAAAAATgtgaattaatatttgattatgtaaggattttatttatttagaattttattgttattcaggaatattagtatttattatttattggataAAATAAGAATGTAgtagatttattattttggtaGGTTTTCCCATTCAGATTAGGATTTTACTTTTTCTACTGTTATTGGGATTTACTTTTtgtatttctatttgtttagATTCCAACAACCCTACCTAGAAATTCAAGTAATGCTATGAATACTGATGGatcaaataaatagagtttTATGGAGAATTGTTTCTCCTAATTGTTTGTCCTTGTGTTCTCGATGGTGGTTTTACATCAAAAGACAAATACGAACTAACATTTGAAAGTAATTGAACCAGTTTTTCCCAAagtgttttggtttggtttgcaGTTACTATCAAACTAAAGaaattttggatatgttattttGCATCACAAAAAGCAGGTAGCTTATGCTTGTTTTTTGAATATTCTTTTCAGTTACCTTGATTTTGAACTTTAAAATGCAATGCAGTGCCATGATGGTAATTAAATGGCCTCACATctcttagtgtttttttttcctttttaatggGATACAGCTTTGGCTTTTGAACTGAGTTTGTTTCCTTCATCTGTTGTATTGTTTCCATGTGCACCCATACTTTTCTAGTTTGTATATAGTAACACTTCTCTAATTACGTATCAGTACAACTTTTAATAGACTGTGTCCTAGTAAGTTTTGTGCTCATggcattttagagaaaatatatacttggaaaaaagaagaaaaaaacaattggttgATTCTTCTCAGTTTGAATATTTCGAAACCAACTAGTTAGAAGTTTATTTGAATGAAATTTTGCTTCTTTTACTTTGATCCca is a window encoding:
- the LOC18095305 gene encoding gibberellin-regulated protein 14 isoform X1, with product MAFKAVCLMVVAFVLVTAKASYMNEDFKEKLYREERYLILNLVKQAVFSKSVVPASTPAPPEVKSPTPAPPVVTPSTPLYKPPTPAPPVKTPPPAPPVNPPTPVKPPTTPAPPVYKPPSPAPPVNPPTPVKPPTTPAPPVYKPPSPAPPVNPPTPVPPVKPPTAPAPPVYKPPSPAPTPVPPVKPPTTGPMPPPVRTRSDCTPLCGQRCKLHSRKRLCVRACMTCCDRCKCVPPGTYGNREKCGKCYTDMTTRRNKPKCP
- the LOC18095305 gene encoding gibberellin-regulated protein 14 isoform X3; protein product: MAFKAVCLMVVAFVLVTAKASYMNEDFKEKLYREERYLILNLVKQAVFSKSVVPASTPAPPEVKSPTPAPPVVTPSTPLYKPPTPAPPVKTPPPAPPVNPPTPVKPPTTPAPPVYKPPSPAPPVNPPTPVPPVKPPTAPAPPVYKPPSPAPTPVPPVKPPTTGPMPPPVRTRSDCTPLCGQRCKLHSRKRLCVRACMTCCDRCKCVPPGTYGNREKCGKCYTDMTTRRNKPKCP
- the LOC18095305 gene encoding gibberellin-regulated protein 14 isoform X4, with the protein product MAFKAVCLMVVAFVLVTAKASYMNEDFKEKLYREERYLILNLVKQAVFSKSVVPASTPAPPEVKSPTPAPPVVTPSTPLYKPPTPAPPVKTPPPAPPVNPPTPVKPPTTPAPPVYKPPSPAPPVNPPTPVKPPTTPAPPVYKPPSPAPTPVPPVKPPTTGPMPPPVRTRSDCTPLCGQRCKLHSRKRLCVRACMTCCDRCKCVPPGTYGNREKCGKCYTDMTTRRNKPKCP
- the LOC18095305 gene encoding gibberellin-regulated protein 14 isoform X5 encodes the protein MAFKAVCLMVVAFVLVTAKASYMNEDFKEKLYREERYLILNLVKQAVFSKSVVPASTPAPPEVKSPTPAPPVVTPSTPLYKPPTPAPPVKTPPPAPPVNPPTPVKPPTTPAPPVYKPPSPAPTPVPPVKPPTTGPMPPPVRTRSDCTPLCGQRCKLHSRKRLCVRACMTCCDRCKCVPPGTYGNREKCGKCYTDMTTRRNKPKCP
- the LOC18095305 gene encoding gibberellin-regulated protein 14 isoform X2 gives rise to the protein MAFKAVCLMVVAFVLVTAKASYMNEDFKEKAVFSKSVVPASTPAPPEVKSPTPAPPVVTPSTPLYKPPTPAPPVKTPPPAPPVNPPTPVKPPTTPAPPVYKPPSPAPPVNPPTPVKPPTTPAPPVYKPPSPAPPVNPPTPVPPVKPPTAPAPPVYKPPSPAPTPVPPVKPPTTGPMPPPVRTRSDCTPLCGQRCKLHSRKRLCVRACMTCCDRCKCVPPGTYGNREKCGKCYTDMTTRRNKPKCP